TAAGAATTAACTTAATACTTCGTGATATTCTCGGTTATACCGAACAAATCCTTAAGTGACCGGTCTTGCGGTCATACTCTCAATAATTGTACGTAATAATTCTTGCCCTGGGGCGCTTTGCTTAATCATAGCTTTATTTTCAGTCCACTTTAAAATTGCAATCATTGGTACCCAACCATATTTAGTATTGCTCCGGCTACTAACCTTAAGTGCGTCTGAGACGCTACTGGGCAATTCAACTCCGTCTATTACCTTACCGTTACCAGGATTGGCGCATGCAATTGGGTCGTTAGTAACTAAATATTCTCGACATACCAGCGGTCGCTGTGGATGAATTGAACATGAACCTTCATCAAGAAAAGGGCATGGTATATTATAACTAAAATACTCAAGACTAAAATCTTGATACTCTTCAACTGAGATTGCATCTGGGTTAATTAAGCGTGACCACAAGCCCACCTTTTCAAAATGTTGTTGAGCAGTAGCAAAACGTGCATAGATAATTTTGCGTCGCATAGCAGGCAGGTGCCGGATTAAATCACGTAAGACAAAAGCTTCAACTTCAGAAATGGGCACAATTTGTGAGCAACAAATCCCACAGCCTTTGCCGCAGCTTACAGGTTTACCCTCGCGTATAGTCTTTGCCGTGCCTGCGCTAACCACTTCATCAGTAAGGTATTGCAGTTGTTCTAAGACATCATTCCAACGACATGGCTTTTGAGGCACACGAAATGAGAGTTGATGCTCTTGGCCAAATAAACGTAAGTTAGTAGAAATATTAATATAAGTATGAGCTGAGGGTTTAGGCATTACTCGAGTTGTATATAATTCAAGCGGTTAGTGCTACTAGATTTTAAAATATCTACAGAAAGCCCATATTCTTGGGCATAAGCCGTTAAATCAGTACCGTAAATTTTAATTCCATTAAGTGGTTTAAAATCACCTTCAGCCATTTTTTTCTCCTAAATAAAATTATTGCTGCGTTTGCAAATGGCATGGTTTAGCTAATGCCATTTCACCTGCAGCTTCAAAAATTTTAGCTAAAACACCTGAAATATATACATTATTGCGACCGCCACTCATTGCTCTGGAGCAATAAATAATTCTGTAGTGCCATCACGTGCTATTTCTCGCGCGCATGATGAAGATTGTCTACGTTTGCATTTTAATGCGGCTAAATCCGGTGACCATGAAGCCCTGCAAGCGATGCTGCAAATTATCGGGCCAACTATAGTTAGTACAGTACGGCGTATACTAGGCAATCAAAATTCAGAAATTGAAGATATAGCTCAGCAAGCAATGATTGGTTTTGTGCAAGCGTTAGCTAGATTCCGCAGTGAGTGCTCTATTAAAAGTTTTGCCAATCGGATTGCAGTGCTTACGGCACTTAAAGCCCGTCGTTTTCTGGCAAAGCGTGATCGCTTGGTGTTCTATGATACTTTCAATGTTGAAGAATTAGAAATTAACACGCGCTCTCAATCTATCTGTTCTATCTCACAGGGGCAGCTACGTCAGGTTTTAGCAACTTCGCTAGCAATACTACCAGAGACAATTCAGCAAATACCTTAATGCAACTAATAACCCTACACTTGCCGAAGAAGCTTTAGTTGCCCAAGCACGCTGTTACCGTATGCTTGATAATTTAAAAATGGAAATAATAGTTTGGCTTTCATTAATTGAGAGATTTCCACAGTCGCAATACCGCTGGCGTGCTTTCGAACGCCTAAAAGAACTTGAGCTAAATTTGTCACCCAGCGAACAATAATGATGATTTATTACGAGGTAATAGTTCTAAAATTTTTTAGATATAAATTTGTCATTCTTTATCTGCCGGCATTTTGGGCATTTTTTTTCATTGGTAATATTTATTCTAAAGCGCAAACCCTTAATGATAATATAAAAACGAATTCAACTTTATCCCTGGTATTGGTTGGTTATAAGGCCGAGCATAAGCAATTATTGCAACGGATAGAAACGGTTTTAATACCTACAGAATTATATGTCGAATTCCATAATGAATCAAAATTGCAACGGCCAGATATTCTTGATGATAATAAATATTTTTTACAAAACTCAGTTGCACTAGCATGGATAGAATTTAAAAAAGAATCAGCTCGGATATATATAGCAGATAAAGATCGTAGTCATTTTGTGCTACGTAATGTCAAATTATTTAACAATAATCTTGAACTTAATGAAGAACAAATTGCGCAAGCCCTTAAAACTGCCCTACAAGTTATTACCGATGCTACAGAAAAATCTCTTACTCGTAATGAAATTATAAAAATATTAAATGATGAATCAGACCAAGCTAAAATGGTACCTGTAAAAAATGAAAACCAGTCTGAGCCATTATTGGTGCCACCAGAAGATAGCACAACTACAAACCCAAATTTTGCAATAGCTGCATTTTATGAAGTACGAAAATTTGGAAAAGCCGGTTCTTATCCAGGACCATACTTTCATGGGGTTGGCGTTCGTAATACTTTACGTTTTAATAATATAAAATTAAAACCACAAATTTGGTTTGCTGCACAATATGAAATATCCACAGATGTTCAAGGTAAAGGCGAAGAAAATAGTCATTATTTATATTTTCATGCTCCCGGAATTCGCTTCGGCGGTGGTATAGCTTTTGCTTCAAGCACAAATTTCGAACTGCGTTTATCCACAAGTATCGGTTTTGATTGGCTAGCGGCGCAATTAAAACAAAGCGAAAATATGACAACCATTCCTAAAAATTTAACCCTTACAACTTTACGAGCTACCGTTGCTTGGCGGTATGTATTTAATCAATTATTTGGAATTATGATTAGTATATTTGCAGATTACTGTGATAAAAATACTTCAGTTATTATTGACAGTCCGACTTTTCCAGATGTTATCTATGAAACATAATGGGGCTCCGCTGGATATTATTAACGATTGCTCGGCAATAAGATGCCGTTGCTACTTGATAGCAATGCTATCGCAATTTCTTTATTGTATTAGTTCTAAGATAGATAAAAATGGGTCAAAAAATTTGACTGAAAATAAAAACTAGTTGTCTGGTTTTAGTATGATGGTCATTAAGATAAGTATAATAAAATGAATTAAATCATTTACTGTCAAAAAGCGTCGCCCCTAACCATCGTCGATTCATCTCGGCAATAAAGTCAACCGAAATGCCTTTAGGGCAGACGGCGCCGCATTCATAAGTATTAGTACAACTACCAAAACCTTCAGCATCCATTTGCGCAATCATGGCACGTACACGTTTTTGACCCTCGATGCTACCTTGGGGCAAGTGAGCAAGGTGGGCAACTTTGGCGGCCACAAACAGCATCGCCGAGCCGTTTTTGCATGCCGCCACGCAAGCACCACAGCCAATGCAAGCCGCAGCATCCATTGCAGTGTCAGCAGCTTTTTTACTTATGGGCACAATGTTGCCATCAGGCGCATTGCCGGCATTAACTGAAACAAAGCCGCCAGCTTGAATAATGCGATCAAAGGGGCTACGGTCAACCACTAAATCTTTAATCACCTTAAACGGTTTGGCACGCCAGGGTTCAACAGTTATGGTCTCACCATCTTTAAAGGTGCGCATATGTAACTGACAAGTAGTTGTTTCGCGCAATGGACCATGGGCCGTACCGCTAATATACAACCCACAAACCCCGCAAATACCTTCGCGACAATCAGATTCAAAAGCAACCGGCTCTTCACCTTTAGCAATTAATTGCTGATTTAAGGTATCAAGAGTTTCGAGAAATGATTGTTTAGGGTCAATATTATTCAAGTCGTATGCAACTAATTTACCTTTAGTGTCAGCTTTTTTTTGTCGCCATATTTTCAGGGTTATTTTCATTTGTAACTCCTTGTGACCAGCGCAACGTTTTCATATTTAAGTTGTTCAATATTACGCTCTGGTGTTTTATCATCGCCTTTATGTTCCCATACCGCAACGTGGGCATAGTTTTTATCATCGCGTTTGGCTTCACCATCTTCTTGTTGATATTCGTTGCGAAAATGACCACCACACGATTCT
This genomic stretch from Deltaproteobacteria bacterium harbors:
- a CDS encoding YkgJ family cysteine cluster protein, encoding MPKPSAHTYINISTNLRLFGQEHQLSFRVPQKPCRWNDVLEQLQYLTDEVVSAGTAKTIREGKPVSCGKGCGICCSQIVPISEVEAFVLRDLIRHLPAMRRKIIYARFATAQQHFEKVGLWSRLINPDAISVEEYQDFSLEYFSYNIPCPFLDEGSCSIHPQRPLVCREYLVTNDPIACANPGNGKVIDGVELPSSVSDALKVSSRSNTKYGWVPMIAILKWTENKAMIKQSAPGQELLRTIIESMTARPVT
- a CDS encoding sigma-70 family RNA polymerase sigma factor, coding for MPSRAISRAHDEDCLRLHFNAAKSGDHEALQAMLQIIGPTIVSTVRRILGNQNSEIEDIAQQAMIGFVQALARFRSECSIKSFANRIAVLTALKARRFLAKRDRLVFYDTFNVEELEINTRSQSICSISQGQLRQVLATSLAILPETIQQIP
- a CDS encoding succinate dehydrogenase/fumarate reductase iron-sulfur subunit, producing MKITLKIWRQKKADTKGKLVAYDLNNIDPKQSFLETLDTLNQQLIAKGEEPVAFESDCREGICGVCGLYISGTAHGPLRETTTCQLHMRTFKDGETITVEPWRAKPFKVIKDLVVDRSPFDRIIQAGGFVSVNAGNAPDGNIVPISKKAADTAMDAAACIGCGACVAACKNGSAMLFVAAKVAHLAHLPQGSIEGQKRVRAMIAQMDAEGFGSCTNTYECGAVCPKGISVDFIAEMNRRWLGATLFDSK